One genomic segment of Mycolicibacterium gilvum includes these proteins:
- a CDS encoding acetyl-CoA hydrolase/transferase family protein — protein sequence MNSPAARTVDPVAALELAPDGAHLVAAPGCGAPTTLLHTLNTQAAGHNWTLSSGLLLGDYPFLDAVRAGHLSYRTWHVMAPVAGLVADGTAAFVPVRASRIAAQLQAWGVDVAMVRVTPPDRHGYHSLGPSAGYSLDALRLARVRIGEVDPELPWTFGNTTVHESVFDAFVDTADATPQYGSAKPSPVSNRIAEHIVDLLPRNPTLQIGIGSIPEAVVNALAAADLGKIRFTGMATDEMVELFERGVIPADGDQPAILSPELMGTRRLMRFADRNPALAVHPSSTAHNADVLARTPRLVSINTAIEVDVNAQVNSEVLRGRQISGVGGSLDFVDAASRSAGGLRVIALPSATPDGSHPRIVDSVAAVTIPRSMVDVVVTEYGVARLDGRSVAERQQALIAIAHPAHRQALASAAEVMA from the coding sequence ATGAACAGCCCCGCCGCCCGTACCGTCGACCCAGTCGCCGCACTGGAGCTGGCGCCCGACGGTGCACACCTCGTCGCGGCACCGGGCTGCGGGGCTCCCACCACCTTGTTGCACACGCTGAACACCCAAGCCGCGGGCCACAACTGGACCCTCAGCTCAGGACTGCTGCTCGGCGACTATCCCTTCCTCGATGCCGTGCGTGCGGGCCACCTTAGCTACCGGACCTGGCATGTGATGGCACCGGTCGCTGGGCTGGTTGCCGATGGAACTGCGGCATTTGTGCCGGTTCGCGCCTCGCGGATCGCGGCCCAGCTGCAGGCTTGGGGTGTGGACGTCGCGATGGTGCGGGTAACGCCGCCGGATCGGCACGGCTACCACTCACTGGGGCCGTCCGCCGGCTACAGCCTTGATGCACTGCGCCTGGCTCGGGTGCGGATCGGCGAGGTCGATCCCGAACTGCCATGGACGTTCGGCAACACCACCGTGCACGAGTCCGTTTTCGATGCCTTCGTCGACACCGCCGATGCGACACCACAGTACGGCTCGGCCAAACCGAGCCCGGTCAGCAACCGCATTGCCGAACACATCGTCGACCTGCTGCCCAGGAACCCGACGTTGCAGATCGGGATCGGCTCGATTCCCGAGGCAGTGGTCAATGCGCTGGCCGCCGCCGACCTCGGGAAGATTCGGTTCACCGGGATGGCCACCGACGAGATGGTGGAACTGTTCGAGCGCGGCGTTATTCCCGCCGACGGCGACCAGCCCGCGATCTTGTCCCCGGAGTTGATGGGCACGCGGCGGCTGATGAGATTCGCCGACCGCAACCCTGCGCTGGCCGTCCATCCGTCGTCCACGGCACACAACGCTGATGTCTTGGCTCGCACGCCGCGCTTGGTATCGATCAACACCGCCATCGAAGTCGATGTCAACGCCCAGGTCAACAGCGAGGTGCTGCGAGGGCGCCAGATTTCCGGTGTCGGCGGCAGTCTCGACTTCGTCGACGCGGCCAGCCGATCAGCGGGTGGTCTGCGCGTGATCGCGCTGCCTTCGGCCACTCCGGACGGTTCACACCCGAGGATCGTCGATTCGGTGGCCGCGGTCACTATTCCGCGGTCGATGGTCGATGTGGTCGTGACCGAGTACGGTGTGGCTCGCCTGGATGGTCGCAGCGTCGCCGAGCGACAACAGGCCCTGATCGCGATCGCCCATCCCGCCCACCGACAGGCGCTTGCATCCGCCGCGGAGGTGATGGCGTGA
- a CDS encoding nuclear transport factor 2 family protein, with the protein MAEHPNAQIVRRLMAALSQQNRADIESLLAEDCIWRVPGANVLSGVYEGRRAILSLFGKMKRIFTGPAQFDVIDITASAQYAAAYQYGIVEVGGKTVRLRECLVYRITDGRVVEVDEFQSDERAFDEAFSPAAVEAAMARPK; encoded by the coding sequence ATGGCTGAACATCCGAACGCGCAGATCGTGCGCCGCCTCATGGCGGCGTTATCGCAGCAGAACCGCGCCGACATCGAATCCCTGCTTGCCGAGGACTGCATCTGGCGCGTGCCCGGCGCCAACGTGCTGTCGGGCGTCTATGAAGGCCGCCGAGCGATCTTGTCGCTGTTCGGCAAGATGAAGCGCATCTTCACCGGGCCTGCCCAATTCGACGTCATCGACATCACCGCCAGCGCGCAGTACGCGGCGGCCTACCAGTACGGCATCGTTGAAGTCGGCGGCAAGACCGTGCGGCTGCGCGAGTGCCTCGTATACCGCATCACCGACGGACGCGTCGTCGAGGTCGACGAGTTCCAGTCCGACGAGCGCGCTTTCGACGAGGCCTTCTCCCCGGCGGCTGTCGAGGCCGCGATGGCACGACCGAAATGA
- a CDS encoding IS1182-like element ISMgi3 family transposase produces the protein MQGRSDDQREFLDAESVAGHLLKSDSVFAFLAAYRRQLFPEEMFADLFPSRRGRPSVPAEVMASVITLQALHGLSDNETVDAVTFDLRWKAACGLPITAGAFHSTTLTYWRRRLAASDRPNRIFEAVKTVVAATGALTGKTRRALDSTILDDAVATQDTVTQLIGAIRRVRREVPGAGEVVASQCSAHDYDDPGKPAITWDDAAAREMLVNALVTDAHRLLGHLPDQELGVRAAEAVALLALIAGQDVEPVDDSDGTDGRWRIAQRVAQDRVISTVDPDARHAHKSVHRRQDGFKAHIAVEPDTGLITDCALTKAGGAGTHDAAVAPQLLAGESAPVTVLADSAYGSGDFRAQLRKSRHRDRVKPAPLRAAVPGGFTIDDFTVDHRGHRVTCPAGVARSISARGNATFGAACRGCALRPQCTTSIDGRSLKIGPHDALQRAARKRSQKPRWLNEYRQHRPMVERTIAWLTRGNRKVRYRGVTRNDQWLHHRAAAVNLHRLITLGLTHTGAGWAIA, from the coding sequence GTGCAGGGTCGCTCTGATGATCAGCGTGAGTTCTTGGATGCGGAGTCGGTTGCCGGGCATCTTCTGAAGTCTGACAGCGTGTTTGCCTTCCTGGCGGCGTACCGCAGGCAGTTGTTTCCCGAGGAGATGTTCGCCGATCTGTTCCCGTCGCGGCGGGGCCGTCCCAGCGTGCCTGCCGAAGTGATGGCTTCGGTGATCACATTGCAGGCCTTGCACGGGCTCTCGGATAACGAGACCGTCGATGCAGTCACCTTCGACCTGCGGTGGAAAGCCGCCTGTGGGCTCCCGATCACCGCTGGAGCGTTTCATTCCACGACGCTGACGTACTGGCGGCGCCGGTTGGCTGCCTCGGATCGCCCGAACCGGATCTTCGAGGCGGTCAAGACGGTCGTGGCCGCCACCGGGGCACTGACCGGCAAGACGCGGCGGGCCTTGGACTCCACGATCCTCGACGACGCCGTAGCTACCCAAGACACCGTGACCCAGTTGATCGGCGCGATCCGCAGAGTGCGACGAGAGGTCCCCGGAGCGGGCGAGGTGGTGGCGTCCCAGTGCAGCGCCCACGACTACGACGACCCGGGTAAACCGGCCATCACCTGGGATGACGCTGCGGCCCGGGAAATGTTGGTCAACGCTTTGGTCACCGATGCCCATCGGCTGCTGGGTCATCTGCCTGACCAGGAACTCGGCGTCCGCGCCGCTGAGGCGGTGGCGTTGTTGGCGTTGATCGCCGGCCAAGACGTCGAACCTGTTGACGATTCTGATGGCACCGATGGGCGGTGGCGTATCGCCCAGCGAGTCGCCCAGGATCGGGTGATTTCCACCGTCGATCCCGATGCCCGCCACGCGCATAAAAGCGTGCACCGCCGCCAAGACGGATTCAAAGCCCATATTGCGGTCGAGCCCGATACTGGCCTGATTACCGACTGCGCCTTGACCAAAGCCGGTGGTGCCGGCACCCACGACGCGGCAGTGGCTCCGCAGTTGCTGGCTGGTGAAAGTGCACCAGTGACAGTGCTGGCTGATTCGGCCTATGGCAGTGGGGATTTCCGCGCTCAACTCAGGAAGTCACGTCATCGCGATCGGGTCAAACCCGCACCCCTGCGCGCCGCTGTGCCCGGCGGGTTCACCATCGATGACTTCACTGTTGATCACCGCGGCCATCGCGTGACCTGCCCAGCGGGAGTGGCTCGGAGCATCAGCGCACGCGGCAACGCCACCTTCGGGGCCGCGTGCCGGGGCTGCGCGCTACGCCCACAGTGCACCACCAGCATCGACGGCAGAAGCCTGAAAATCGGGCCCCACGACGCACTTCAACGCGCTGCCCGTAAGAGGTCACAAAAACCACGGTGGCTCAACGAATATCGTCAACACCGCCCGATGGTGGAACGCACCATCGCCTGGCTGACACGCGGCAACCGCAAAGTCCGCTACCGCGGGGTCACCCGCAACGATCAATGGCTGCATCATCGCGCCGCCGCGGTGAACTTACATCGCCTAATCACCCTGGGATTGACCCACACCGGCGCTGGCTGGGCCATCGCCTGA
- a CDS encoding MaoC family dehydratase codes for MSGYSHTGETLVVGASREHTVIPEVTRTQIVQYAGASGDYSPLHTDEPYAVRAGYPGVMAHGMLVMGAAERLLAEWVGRERLTRYRVRFVNPVWPGDSLHAVATVVDVRDSEQGKYVDFEILATNHHGVVVLSGTSTACV; via the coding sequence ATGAGCGGTTACAGCCACACGGGCGAGACGTTGGTCGTCGGCGCCAGCCGCGAGCACACGGTCATCCCCGAAGTGACCCGCACCCAGATCGTTCAGTATGCAGGCGCATCCGGCGACTACAGCCCACTTCATACTGACGAACCGTACGCCGTGCGCGCCGGCTACCCGGGCGTGATGGCTCACGGAATGCTGGTGATGGGCGCCGCTGAACGGCTGCTCGCTGAGTGGGTGGGTCGGGAACGACTGACGCGCTACCGGGTTCGCTTCGTCAACCCGGTGTGGCCCGGTGACTCGCTGCATGCCGTCGCGACCGTGGTCGATGTGCGCGACAGCGAGCAGGGTAAGTACGTCGACTTCGAAATCCTGGCGACCAATCATCACGGTGTCGTCGTGCTGTCGGGCACCTCCACGGCCTGCGTCTGA
- a CDS encoding SDR family NAD(P)-dependent oxidoreductase, translating into MNSRDIAERASADTSAGTLDGRVAIITGGGRGIGGAVAKLFAREGATVVVNDIGASLSGLQSDGNPASELVRDIEAAGGTAVTNGADISDHEAARDLVESTIDRFGKLDVLVNVAGILRDRMIFNMSEEEWDAVIRVHLKGHFNTIKPAAAHWRKIGDPDAQNRIINYTSRAGLHGAPGQPNYSAAKMGIVGLTYSCAVALRRYGVTTNAVSPAAATRMTATIRDDAYSSGANELSPDSIAPIAAYLASEHSGWLNGHVIHARGYEVSLYSDPEPLVTLRSDGPWDLDEMAKEVESQFRPITEAAPPNPFV; encoded by the coding sequence ATGAATAGTCGCGACATCGCCGAGCGGGCGTCGGCGGATACTTCCGCGGGAACTCTGGATGGACGCGTCGCCATCATCACCGGGGGCGGCCGCGGCATCGGCGGCGCGGTGGCCAAGCTCTTCGCTCGCGAGGGAGCGACCGTCGTCGTCAACGACATCGGTGCTTCGCTGAGTGGACTGCAAAGCGACGGCAACCCCGCGAGTGAACTGGTTCGTGATATCGAGGCCGCCGGCGGCACCGCGGTGACCAATGGCGCCGACATTTCCGACCATGAAGCCGCCCGCGATCTGGTGGAGTCGACCATTGACCGCTTCGGCAAACTCGATGTCCTGGTCAACGTGGCGGGAATTCTGCGTGACCGGATGATCTTCAACATGTCCGAGGAGGAGTGGGACGCCGTCATCAGGGTCCACCTGAAGGGGCACTTCAACACCATCAAGCCCGCTGCTGCGCATTGGCGCAAGATCGGTGATCCCGACGCCCAGAACAGGATCATCAACTACACCTCCCGGGCCGGACTGCACGGCGCGCCGGGGCAGCCCAACTACTCGGCGGCGAAGATGGGCATCGTCGGGCTGACCTACTCGTGCGCCGTGGCGCTGCGCAGGTACGGCGTCACCACCAACGCCGTGTCGCCCGCCGCAGCGACCCGGATGACGGCCACCATCCGAGACGATGCCTATAGCTCGGGCGCGAATGAGTTGTCGCCCGACAGTATCGCCCCGATCGCGGCCTACCTGGCCTCCGAGCACTCCGGCTGGCTTAACGGCCACGTGATTCACGCCCGGGGCTATGAGGTCTCGCTCTACAGCGACCCCGAGCCGCTGGTCACCCTGCGTTCGGACGGCCCGTGGGACCTCGATGAAATGGCCAAAGAGGTGGAGTCGCAGTTCCGTCCGATCACCGAGGCGGCGCCGCCGAACCCGTTCGTCTGA
- a CDS encoding MaoC family dehydratase, with product MTVHHRRGKYLEELIVGDIYEHRPGRTVTEADNVLFTTLTMNTQSLHLDAAFAQTQEFGQRLVNSLFTMSTVVGLSVADLTEGTTVANLGFSEIRFPAPAFIGDTLIAETEVIDKRLSNSRPDQGVVTFEHRGRNQRGEIVCTARRAALVLCTSSSAARSG from the coding sequence GTGACCGTGCACCATCGTCGCGGCAAGTACCTCGAGGAACTCATCGTCGGCGACATCTACGAGCACCGACCCGGCCGTACCGTGACCGAGGCGGACAACGTGCTCTTCACCACACTGACGATGAACACCCAAAGCCTGCACTTGGATGCGGCGTTCGCCCAAACTCAGGAATTCGGCCAGCGCCTCGTCAACAGCTTGTTCACCATGTCGACCGTGGTGGGCCTCAGCGTCGCCGACCTCACCGAGGGAACAACGGTGGCCAACCTCGGATTCTCCGAAATCCGTTTTCCCGCACCAGCGTTCATCGGCGACACCCTGATTGCGGAGACTGAGGTCATCGACAAGCGGCTGTCCAACTCGCGGCCGGACCAGGGGGTGGTGACATTCGAGCACCGCGGCCGCAACCAGCGCGGGGAGATCGTCTGCACTGCGCGGCGGGCCGCCCTGGTGCTCTGCACCAGTTCATCAGCCGCCCGCAGCGGCTAG
- a CDS encoding 2Fe-2S iron-sulfur cluster-binding protein yields MLIVVKVTYIRSGGEEVIVEVTEGTSVMQAAVANNISEIVAECGGTLACATCHVYVNDDDLGRLGAASADEEEMLDYTASPRQANSRLSCQIKVGPELDGLVVRVPPTQL; encoded by the coding sequence GTGCTGATCGTGGTGAAAGTAACGTACATACGGTCCGGCGGTGAAGAAGTCATCGTCGAGGTCACCGAGGGAACCTCGGTCATGCAAGCGGCGGTGGCCAACAACATTTCCGAGATCGTCGCCGAATGTGGCGGCACCCTGGCGTGTGCGACATGTCACGTCTACGTCAACGACGATGATTTGGGCCGCCTCGGCGCGGCCAGCGCCGACGAGGAGGAGATGCTTGACTACACCGCTTCTCCCCGCCAGGCCAACTCCCGACTCAGTTGCCAGATCAAGGTCGGTCCCGAACTGGACGGTCTCGTTGTGCGAGTGCCACCGACGCAGTTATGA
- a CDS encoding NAD(P)/FAD-dependent oxidoreductase, with protein MTRTSETSTIVIAGAGQAGSHTAASLREFGFKGRIVLVGDEPFLPYQRPPLSKGHLTGASTRESLWLHPGSFYEQHGIELLLAETVSSIDRTNCRVQLRGGAWLDYDHLVLALGAHNRALPVAGTELDGVVGLRNLAEADDIRARLDRARHVVVVGGGFIGLEVAATATRLGLDTVVIEISDRLMGRVLSPQMAGFLLDAHRSRGLNIELGTSVAGLTGAAGRVSAVTTTEGREFPADMVLVGIGAVPNTDLAEDAGLRVDNGIVVDEYLATDDGRISAVGDCTSCPNRYAGELRVRLESVHNATAQARVLAARLVGRPEPYDSVPWFWSDQADLKLQIAGLSTQPSRAVLRGDPASGRFSVFCFHNDVLRSVESLNRPGDHMAARKLLALGDCLTPEQANDLNLDLRAHITASTGEPEVREHRAPAPG; from the coding sequence ATGACCAGGACGTCCGAGACTTCCACCATCGTCATCGCCGGTGCAGGGCAAGCGGGTTCCCATACGGCCGCCTCCTTGCGCGAGTTTGGGTTCAAGGGTCGGATCGTGCTGGTCGGCGACGAACCGTTCCTGCCCTATCAGCGGCCACCGCTGTCCAAAGGCCACCTCACCGGTGCATCCACGCGCGAGAGCCTTTGGCTGCACCCTGGCAGCTTCTACGAGCAGCACGGTATCGAGCTACTGCTGGCCGAAACGGTGAGCAGCATCGATCGCACCAACTGCCGCGTCCAACTCCGCGGCGGCGCTTGGCTGGACTACGACCACCTGGTGCTTGCGCTGGGTGCCCACAACCGCGCCCTGCCAGTCGCGGGAACCGAGCTCGACGGTGTCGTCGGGCTGCGAAACCTCGCCGAAGCCGACGACATCCGCGCCCGGTTGGACCGCGCCCGCCACGTCGTGGTGGTAGGTGGCGGCTTCATCGGACTCGAGGTCGCGGCGACCGCGACCAGGCTCGGCCTCGATACGGTCGTCATCGAGATTTCCGATCGCCTGATGGGTCGTGTGCTGTCTCCCCAGATGGCCGGCTTCCTCCTCGACGCTCACCGCTCCCGAGGCCTCAACATCGAACTCGGCACCAGCGTGGCCGGATTGACCGGCGCAGCCGGCCGGGTCAGCGCTGTGACAACGACCGAGGGCCGCGAATTCCCCGCCGACATGGTCCTCGTCGGCATCGGAGCGGTGCCGAACACCGACCTCGCCGAGGACGCCGGTCTTCGCGTCGACAACGGGATCGTTGTCGACGAATACCTGGCCACCGACGACGGCCGAATCTCTGCCGTCGGCGACTGCACGTCATGCCCCAACCGCTACGCCGGCGAGCTCCGGGTGCGCCTGGAGTCGGTGCACAATGCCACAGCACAGGCCCGCGTTCTGGCCGCCCGACTCGTCGGACGCCCAGAACCCTACGACAGCGTCCCCTGGTTCTGGAGCGATCAAGCCGACCTCAAGTTGCAGATCGCCGGACTCAGCACACAACCCAGCCGGGCCGTGCTTCGCGGAGACCCCGCCAGTGGTCGCTTTTCGGTCTTCTGCTTCCACAACGACGTGCTACGTAGCGTCGAATCACTCAACCGACCCGGCGACCACATGGCCGCCCGCAAATTGCTTGCTCTCGGCGATTGCCTGACCCCTGAACAGGCCAACGACCTCAACTTGGACCTGCGCGCGCACATCACGGCCTCAACCGGCGAGCCTGAGGTCAGGGAGCACCGTGCGCCGGCGCCGGGCTGA
- a CDS encoding FAS1-like dehydratase domain-containing protein translates to MGDYVFDVEPGHVLAFARAVGDERLAHDVPAPGTPAPLTFPAASVQFDPVHMRGLLPSGALDLKPSTPGGSVLHAEQEFEYFASVRVGERLVVAEYEGASWGKQSRRAGALTFHEITRDYRDAAGELVLRSRMVLVDTEFPASAGGGEP, encoded by the coding sequence ATGGGCGACTACGTATTCGACGTCGAGCCGGGTCATGTGCTGGCATTTGCTCGCGCCGTCGGTGACGAGCGGCTCGCCCACGATGTGCCTGCGCCCGGGACGCCGGCGCCGCTGACGTTTCCCGCCGCTTCGGTCCAATTCGATCCGGTACACATGCGCGGGCTGCTCCCATCAGGGGCGCTTGATCTCAAACCCTCGACGCCGGGAGGCAGTGTCCTGCACGCCGAGCAGGAGTTCGAATACTTCGCCTCCGTGCGTGTGGGTGAGCGCCTCGTTGTCGCCGAGTATGAGGGCGCGAGCTGGGGCAAACAGAGCCGACGCGCGGGCGCTCTGACGTTCCACGAGATCACCAGGGACTACCGCGACGCAGCAGGCGAACTCGTCCTGCGGTCGCGCATGGTATTGGTAGACACCGAGTTCCCGGCCTCCGCGGGCGGCGGTGAGCCATGA
- a CDS encoding aldehyde dehydrogenase family protein, with protein MATAQANTRSGDGGVTGRDDAVIEVRCPADGRVVGCVPGMGPAAVAAAAAQLRDAQPAWEELGPNGRAIHMRSFLDWILDNESRLVGIMQEETGKSWGDAALEISMAVDLINYYSAHAAEFLADRKVASWGAGGLTKKLRVFARPYQLVGMLTPWNGPLGGPMLDGVAALMAGAAVLFKPSEFTPLTWGEATRGWLGDC; from the coding sequence ATGGCCACAGCACAAGCGAATACCCGATCCGGAGACGGTGGGGTCACTGGTCGCGACGACGCCGTGATCGAGGTGCGCTGCCCCGCCGACGGACGGGTGGTGGGGTGTGTGCCCGGCATGGGGCCCGCCGCAGTGGCGGCGGCTGCCGCCCAACTGCGCGACGCCCAGCCGGCGTGGGAAGAACTCGGGCCGAACGGTCGGGCGATCCACATGCGAAGTTTCCTGGACTGGATCCTCGACAACGAATCCCGTTTGGTCGGCATCATGCAGGAGGAGACCGGCAAATCGTGGGGTGACGCTGCCCTGGAGATTTCGATGGCGGTGGACCTGATCAACTACTACAGCGCTCACGCCGCCGAATTCCTCGCCGACCGCAAGGTTGCCAGCTGGGGAGCCGGTGGCTTGACCAAGAAGCTGCGCGTCTTCGCCCGCCCCTATCAGCTCGTGGGGATGCTCACGCCGTGGAACGGCCCGCTGGGCGGTCCGATGCTCGATGGTGTGGCCGCCTTGATGGCAGGTGCTGCGGTGCTTTTCAAGCCATCGGAGTTCACCCCGTTGACATGGGGGGAGGCCACCCGAGGGTGGCTAGGAGACTGCTGA
- a CDS encoding Zn-ribbon domain-containing OB-fold protein, with the protein MSTPQLPSPAPSVSSETATFWAATLAGKLVLQRCSNCGRAGYYPRYVCANCHSTDLVDTEASGRGTIYSYTVTTRGILEYANAGSYVLAMVELDEGPKMVTNIIDCDPDALSIGQRVEVVFCDTGGDGALPRFRPAAPGL; encoded by the coding sequence GTGAGCACGCCCCAATTGCCCTCGCCTGCACCAAGTGTCAGCTCCGAAACCGCGACATTCTGGGCAGCTACTCTTGCCGGCAAACTTGTGCTGCAGCGCTGCTCGAACTGCGGCCGGGCCGGCTACTACCCGCGTTATGTGTGCGCGAACTGTCACAGCACCGACCTGGTCGACACCGAAGCCAGCGGGCGGGGAACTATTTACAGCTACACCGTCACGACCCGTGGAATCCTCGAGTACGCCAACGCCGGCTCGTACGTGCTGGCGATGGTCGAACTCGATGAGGGACCCAAGATGGTCACCAACATCATCGACTGCGATCCCGACGCCCTGTCGATCGGCCAGCGTGTCGAGGTGGTCTTCTGCGACACCGGCGGAGACGGCGCACTGCCCCGCTTCCGCCCCGCGGCCCCGGGGCTGTGA
- a CDS encoding thiolase domain-containing protein, translating into MSIRGKAFIAGAYEHPGRELPDKSIPQIHAEVALGALADAGLDLADVDGYFCGGDAPGLGGLAMADYLALKLRYIDSSDMGGSVYMSHVGHAAAAIAAGKCRVALITLGGRPRTTSLRAPGQLMGEPPEKSFEPIFGANVSALYALAAQRHMHQYGTTSEQLAEIKVAASTHAQHNPHAMLPNVVTVEDVVNSPMVSSPLHRLDCCVVTDGGGALVVVADDVAAALDRDCVKVLGHGEAVEHTRGGWQDITVTGGVRSGADAFAEAGVRAADIDYVGLYDSFTITVLLALEDLGFCAKGDGGKFVLDGALQAPDGRLPFNTDGGSLCNNHPANRGGMTKIIEAVRQLRGEAHPAVQVRDCNLALAHGTGGWLSTRMGNATLVLGREDA; encoded by the coding sequence ATGTCGATCAGGGGAAAGGCGTTCATCGCCGGAGCTTACGAACACCCGGGGCGCGAACTGCCCGACAAGTCGATTCCGCAGATCCACGCCGAGGTGGCGCTGGGCGCGCTGGCCGACGCCGGCCTTGATCTTGCCGACGTGGACGGCTACTTCTGCGGAGGCGATGCGCCCGGGCTGGGCGGGCTGGCGATGGCCGACTACCTCGCCCTGAAGCTGCGCTACATCGACAGCTCCGATATGGGGGGATCGGTGTACATGTCCCACGTCGGGCATGCGGCCGCGGCGATCGCCGCCGGCAAATGCCGGGTTGCTCTCATCACGTTGGGCGGGCGCCCGCGCACGACGTCGTTGCGGGCGCCCGGCCAACTGATGGGTGAGCCGCCAGAGAAGTCCTTCGAGCCGATCTTCGGCGCGAACGTCAGCGCACTGTACGCGCTGGCCGCGCAACGGCACATGCACCAGTACGGGACCACCAGCGAACAGCTGGCCGAGATCAAGGTGGCCGCATCCACCCATGCCCAGCACAATCCGCACGCGATGTTGCCCAACGTCGTGACGGTCGAGGACGTGGTGAATTCCCCGATGGTGTCCTCGCCGCTGCATCGACTTGACTGCTGTGTGGTCACCGACGGCGGCGGCGCGCTTGTCGTCGTCGCGGACGACGTCGCCGCCGCACTGGACCGTGACTGCGTGAAGGTTTTAGGGCATGGAGAGGCGGTCGAACACACTCGCGGCGGCTGGCAGGACATCACCGTGACCGGCGGGGTGCGCTCAGGCGCGGACGCATTCGCCGAGGCAGGTGTGCGTGCCGCCGACATCGATTACGTCGGTCTCTACGACTCGTTCACCATCACCGTCTTGCTGGCACTCGAGGACCTGGGATTCTGCGCCAAAGGTGACGGCGGCAAGTTTGTGTTGGATGGCGCGCTGCAAGCCCCCGATGGCCGATTGCCGTTCAACACCGACGGCGGGTCCCTGTGCAACAACCACCCGGCCAACCGCGGCGGGATGACCAAGATCATCGAGGCGGTCCGCCAGCTGCGGGGCGAAGCGCATCCCGCTGTGCAGGTCCGCGACTGCAACCTGGCACTGGCCCACGGCACCGGTGGCTGGCTGAGCACGAGAATGGGCAACGCGACGCTCGTCCTGGGTCGGGAGGACGCGTGA